The following are encoded in a window of Pseudomonadota bacterium genomic DNA:
- a CDS encoding response regulator, whose product MKKKNILLLVDDNGLERVLTLMLRQADYQVIAGDDAALIMKSMSYNPGAGTNIDAVISCLQKSGLDGKKVMSLLRRNYRPVPVMAIIPYGSEQDIVSLRENGCTSILHSPFESDELMKCLDRALENDGQ is encoded by the coding sequence ATGAAAAAGAAGAACATTCTGCTGCTGGTTGATGATAACGGCCTGGAGAGGGTGCTCACCCTGATGCTCAGACAGGCTGATTATCAGGTGATCGCAGGCGATGATGCCGCCTTGATCATGAAGAGCATGAGCTATAATCCCGGCGCGGGAACAAACATCGATGCGGTCATCTCCTGTCTGCAGAAGTCCGGTCTCGACGGGAAGAAGGTGATGTCACTGCTCCGCAGAAATTACCGGCCGGTCCCGGTGATGGCCATCATCCCCTATGGCAGTGAACAGGACATCGTGAGCCTCAGAGAAAACGGCTGCACCTCGATTCTCCACTCCCCATTTGAGTCGGATGAATTGATGAAATGTCTGGACCGGGCGCTGGAAAACGACGGGCAATAA
- a CDS encoding rhodanese-like domain-containing protein, protein MLNKKILLRIPLLVMAVMLTTGVPALSSAEGGDAKPAVAAKEDNVLKGKVLGVSKKAKSITIETKKGPVTVKFDDATKGMEFAEKGEAAIVKFNKVGDDRIATVIKPKLATAPEGVGEIQPEGLAELVAMGPKKGNYMLIDARPAGAYANGHIPTAHSIPVKMMEEKGGELMPMDNKDIQLIFYCGGVT, encoded by the coding sequence ATGCTCAACAAAAAAATCCTGCTGAGAATACCGCTGCTGGTCATGGCGGTCATGCTCACTACCGGAGTGCCAGCCTTAAGCAGTGCGGAAGGTGGTGACGCCAAACCCGCCGTCGCGGCCAAAGAGGACAACGTCCTCAAGGGCAAGGTGCTGGGCGTCTCCAAGAAAGCGAAAAGCATTACCATTGAAACCAAGAAAGGACCGGTGACGGTGAAATTTGATGACGCCACCAAAGGCATGGAATTTGCCGAAAAAGGTGAAGCGGCCATCGTCAAATTCAACAAGGTCGGCGATGACAGAATCGCAACCGTGATCAAACCAAAGCTTGCCACAGCCCCGGAGGGTGTAGGAGAAATCCAGCCTGAAGGACTTGCCGAGCTTGTTGCCATGGGACCGAAGAAAGGCAATTACATGCTTATCGATGCCAGACCTGCCGGCGCCTATGCCAATGGACACATCCCGACCGCTCATTCCATCCCGGTCAAGATGATGGAGGAGAAAGGCGGGGAACTGATGCCGATGGACAATAAAGACATCCAGCTCATCTTCTACTGCGGAGGGGTCACCTGA
- a CDS encoding rhodanese yields MSPQTASMAVKLGFKNVKVMLVGTPGWQKAGNPLVVNNKFVETGNIVLVDLRKEAEVAAGHIPRAVNIPMAALADAEEDFPANKSAPIVLCGDGDDPLKARKIIKGWGFKSVALMTDGLGGWQADGKELATGPAATEINWVRKLGKDEVSVADFEKAVSGTDSASVILDVRGPDETGGGMFPGSINIPLDALEKRIGELPKDKTILIHCSTGARAEMAFETLKSAKLNAKFLVADVTCEDGKCEIGE; encoded by the coding sequence ATGAGTCCTCAAACTGCCAGTATGGCAGTTAAACTCGGCTTCAAAAACGTGAAAGTAATGCTTGTCGGAACCCCGGGCTGGCAGAAAGCGGGCAACCCCCTGGTCGTGAACAACAAGTTCGTGGAAACGGGCAACATCGTTCTCGTTGACCTCAGAAAAGAGGCGGAAGTTGCTGCAGGCCATATCCCGAGAGCAGTGAACATCCCCATGGCGGCGCTGGCTGACGCCGAAGAAGACTTCCCCGCCAACAAGTCGGCGCCCATTGTCCTGTGCGGAGACGGCGATGATCCGCTGAAGGCGAGAAAGATCATCAAGGGCTGGGGGTTCAAGTCGGTCGCGCTGATGACCGATGGTCTCGGCGGCTGGCAGGCAGACGGCAAAGAGCTTGCCACGGGCCCCGCAGCAACAGAAATCAACTGGGTCCGTAAACTCGGCAAGGATGAAGTCAGCGTAGCCGATTTCGAAAAGGCGGTTTCGGGAACAGACAGCGCCAGTGTGATCCTTGACGTCAGGGGGCCCGATGAAACCGGCGGCGGAATGTTCCCCGGCTCGATCAATATCCCGCTGGACGCACTCGAAAAGAGAATCGGCGAATTGCCGAAGGACAAAACCATTCTGATCCACTGCTCAACCGGGGCCAGAGCGGAGATGGCTTTTGAGACCCTGAAAAGCGCAAAACTCAATGCGAAATTTCTGGTCGCCGATGTCACCTGCGAGGATGGCAAGTGTGAAATAGGGGAATAA
- the rfaE1 gene encoding D-glycero-beta-D-manno-heptose-7-phosphate kinase, protein MSTEKLNAALARFPKVKILVIGDIIIDHFIWGSVSRISPEAPVPVVNVNHENLLLGGAANVLNNIHALGGNASLCGVIGKDIMGTHLLELLENTNSPTDGVIRSADRPTTKKTRIIAQHQQVVRFDREKTGPFPSEISAAILEYIDRNLTSFQAVVISDYNKGMINGEMMSHLMKKLSFQTTIPVIVDPKPKDIERFTGATILTPNNHEAELMSGIEIRNEEDLNRAASLIFEKTRAHALLITRGEAGMALFEQDRDPFIIPTVAREVFDVTGAGDTVVATLALGLAAGLTFVEASILANQAAGIVVGKLGTATVSPEEITGALS, encoded by the coding sequence CTGTCGACCGAAAAACTCAATGCAGCCCTTGCCAGATTCCCGAAAGTGAAGATTCTGGTGATCGGCGACATCATCATCGACCATTTTATCTGGGGTTCGGTGAGCAGAATCTCCCCGGAAGCCCCGGTTCCAGTGGTCAACGTCAACCATGAAAACCTGCTGCTCGGCGGCGCCGCAAACGTCCTGAACAATATACACGCCCTCGGGGGTAACGCCTCCCTTTGCGGGGTGATCGGGAAGGACATTATGGGCACTCATCTTCTGGAACTTCTGGAAAATACCAACTCCCCCACCGATGGGGTCATCAGGTCGGCCGACCGGCCGACGACCAAAAAAACCAGGATCATCGCCCAGCACCAGCAGGTGGTTCGTTTCGACCGGGAAAAGACCGGCCCCTTTCCCTCAGAAATCAGCGCCGCGATTCTTGAATACATCGACCGGAACCTGACCTCGTTTCAGGCGGTGGTGATTTCCGACTACAACAAGGGCATGATCAATGGCGAAATGATGTCCCACCTGATGAAGAAGCTCTCTTTCCAGACCACTATCCCGGTGATCGTCGACCCCAAACCCAAGGATATCGAAAGATTCACCGGCGCGACCATTCTCACCCCGAACAATCACGAAGCGGAACTGATGAGCGGCATCGAGATCAGAAACGAGGAGGATCTCAACCGGGCTGCCTCCCTCATCTTCGAAAAAACCCGGGCCCACGCGCTTCTCATTACCCGGGGTGAGGCCGGCATGGCCCTTTTTGAACAGGACCGGGATCCCTTTATCATCCCCACCGTTGCCCGGGAAGTCTTTGACGTCACCGGCGCCGGCGACACGGTGGTCGCCACCCTCGCCCTTGGCCTTGCGGCGGGGCTTACATTTGTCGAAGCGTCGATTCTGGCAAACCAGGCCGCCGGGATCGTGGTAGGCAAGCTGGGAACGGCCACCGTCTCCCCCGAAGAAATTACCGGAGCATTATCATGA
- a CDS encoding YicC family protein, with protein MKRPLSMTAFGRGECCHENRTWIAEIKSVNHRFCDIKIRIPRNYGALEEKIKKEVESCYSRGHVEVTISCNGSAAATMHLKTDIELARQYLTCMNEISSALHLEGNVDLALLLANRDLIVPEDTTEDLDRIWDSAISPALREALANAEDMRANEGANLRKDLIDRLVTFSKAADTVEKMVPELLREKETTLRERLAVLLDKLEIDPARLAQEVAIMADKLDVTEELVRLRSHIDQFTGFFDLDEPIGRRLDFLIQEFLRETNTMASKIANAEIAHLSVELKNELEKMREQVQNLE; from the coding sequence ATGAAAAGACCTTTGAGCATGACCGCGTTCGGCAGAGGCGAGTGCTGCCACGAAAACCGGACCTGGATTGCCGAGATCAAGTCCGTCAACCACCGATTCTGCGACATCAAGATCAGAATTCCGAGAAATTATGGTGCTCTGGAGGAGAAAATAAAAAAAGAGGTTGAATCCTGCTACTCCCGGGGGCACGTGGAAGTCACGATCAGCTGCAACGGTTCCGCCGCGGCAACCATGCACCTCAAAACCGACATCGAACTCGCCAGACAGTATCTCACGTGCATGAATGAAATTTCTTCGGCGCTGCATCTTGAGGGAAACGTTGATCTCGCCCTCCTCCTTGCCAACCGGGACCTTATCGTCCCCGAGGACACCACCGAAGACCTCGACCGGATATGGGACTCCGCCATCAGCCCGGCCCTGCGCGAGGCGCTTGCCAATGCCGAGGACATGCGGGCGAACGAAGGCGCAAACCTTCGAAAAGACCTTATCGATCGACTTGTTACTTTCTCAAAGGCGGCCGATACCGTAGAAAAAATGGTTCCGGAATTGCTCCGGGAAAAAGAAACCACCCTCAGGGAACGACTGGCGGTCCTGCTGGACAAGCTAGAGATTGATCCGGCCCGTCTTGCCCAGGAAGTCGCAATCATGGCGGACAAACTCGACGTTACCGAGGAACTGGTCCGGCTTCGCAGCCATATTGACCAGTTCACCGGGTTTTTTGATCTCGATGAACCGATCGGCCGCCGCCTCGATTTTCTGATCCAGGAATTTTTGCGGGAAACCAATACCATGGCCTCAAAGATCGCCAACGCCGAAATCGCCCATCTTTCGGTGGAGCTGAAAAACGAACTGGAAAAAATGCGGGAACAGGTTCAGAATCTGGAATAA
- a CDS encoding DUF370 domain-containing protein, producing the protein MDQRLINIGFGNSVVAGRVVAVVHPKSSPMKKLRSEARDQKRLIDVTEGRKTRSIIILDSNHVILSSVQPETIIQRFTPATINDPAPEGE; encoded by the coding sequence ATGGACCAGCGGTTAATCAACATCGGTTTTGGCAATTCCGTCGTCGCCGGGAGGGTGGTGGCGGTCGTCCACCCGAAATCATCTCCGATGAAAAAACTGCGTTCGGAGGCCCGGGATCAGAAAAGGCTGATCGATGTCACCGAAGGGAGAAAGACCAGATCCATCATCATTCTCGACAGCAACCACGTGATCCTCTCCTCGGTCCAGCCCGAAACCATCATCCAGCGATTCACCCCGGCCACCATCAACGACCCGGCCCCCGAAGGAGAATGA
- the gmk gene encoding guanylate kinase, giving the protein MSGSLFIISAPSGAGKTTILKRVLADLPAITFSVSHTTRPPRRGEVDGKDYHFVDRDTFCRLRDRNAFLEWAEVHGNLYGTSIEAVRKQLDTGVDVILDIDTQGARQVRALGTLSARSIFIAPPSLAELEKRLTGRATDSEETIRLRLTNAHREMAEAGNYDHYIVNDTLEEAVTMVRAVILSERSRNRRDLSGHFLP; this is encoded by the coding sequence GTGAGCGGCAGCCTGTTTATCATCTCGGCTCCTTCAGGCGCCGGCAAGACCACTATTCTTAAACGGGTGCTCGCCGATTTGCCGGCCATCACTTTTTCCGTTTCCCACACCACCAGGCCCCCGCGAAGGGGAGAGGTCGACGGCAAAGACTATCATTTTGTCGATCGCGACACCTTCTGCCGGCTCCGCGACCGGAACGCCTTTCTGGAATGGGCTGAAGTTCATGGCAATCTTTACGGCACCAGTATCGAGGCGGTCAGGAAACAGCTCGACACAGGGGTGGATGTGATCCTTGACATCGACACCCAGGGAGCCAGACAGGTCAGAGCGCTCGGCACCCTCTCCGCCCGGTCGATTTTCATCGCCCCTCCGTCCCTCGCCGAGCTGGAAAAAAGACTGACCGGCCGCGCCACCGACTCGGAAGAGACCATCCGCCTCCGGCTCACCAATGCCCACCGGGAAATGGCCGAGGCCGGAAATTACGACCATTACATTGTCAACGACACGCTGGAAGAAGCCGTCACGATGGTCCGGGCCGTCATCCTGTCCGAGAGAAGCCGGAACAGAAGAGATCTTTCCGGACATTTTCTGCCATAA
- the rlmB gene encoding 23S rRNA (guanosine(2251)-2'-O)-methyltransferase RlmB, which produces MPPANHTLIWGIHPVTELLRDRPEMVSEITIQTPGKSENIRKLTELAAKNRIRIHQTAKIVVPGEENPNHQGVVARLHEFRFAELGDLLEDLPASGFLVALDSIQDPHNLGAIIRSAAAAGCGGLLIPKDRSATITGTVAKVAAGALSHIRICQVTNLATSLQTLKDAGYWIFGADGHADKTIYETDFTGPSCLVIGSEGKGIRPLVKKNCDQLVKIPMSGTIESLNASVAAGIVIFEIVRQQKNY; this is translated from the coding sequence ATGCCTCCTGCAAACCACACCCTGATCTGGGGAATCCACCCGGTGACCGAGCTTCTTCGCGACCGGCCGGAGATGGTCAGTGAAATCACCATCCAGACCCCGGGAAAATCGGAAAATATTCGCAAGCTGACTGAACTGGCGGCAAAAAACCGGATCAGGATCCACCAGACCGCGAAAATCGTCGTCCCCGGCGAAGAGAACCCGAACCATCAGGGCGTGGTCGCCAGACTGCATGAATTCCGGTTTGCTGAGCTTGGTGATCTCCTTGAAGATCTCCCCGCATCAGGTTTTCTGGTAGCCCTCGACTCCATTCAGGACCCGCATAATCTCGGAGCGATTATTCGTTCCGCCGCCGCAGCCGGATGCGGTGGATTGCTCATTCCCAAAGACCGCTCCGCAACCATAACCGGGACCGTGGCCAAAGTAGCGGCAGGCGCCCTGTCCCACATCAGGATCTGCCAGGTGACCAACCTCGCAACCTCCCTCCAGACCTTAAAGGACGCCGGTTACTGGATTTTCGGGGCAGACGGCCATGCCGACAAGACCATCTACGAGACCGACTTCACCGGCCCGAGCTGTCTGGTCATCGGCTCCGAAGGCAAAGGGATCAGGCCGCTGGTGAAAAAAAACTGCGACCAGCTGGTCAAAATCCCCATGTCCGGGACGATTGAATCACTGAACGCATCAGTCGCTGCCGGGATTGTAATTTTTGAAATTGTCAGACAGCAGAAAAATTACTAG
- a CDS encoding DUF2807 domain-containing protein: MKNERPGAFLTAIILLLAGLMAGNCFAFSSQVYSECERGNNKMKSTERDLPKFDILDFSGAFTVIVTAGEAKQKVKITADENLLPLITTSSQGNRLLIYPAKSICTENEITIEISVANLQALASSGSDNIKVSGINNQSFSLVQGGAGDIELAGHTGKFDAEISGSGDLAAQFLKSEKATLHLAGSSTVNVHATEELNVSIVGVADVNYFGNPKKIVKDIVGVGELIKMD; this comes from the coding sequence ATGAAGAACGAAAGACCGGGCGCATTCCTGACTGCCATTATTCTTCTGCTGGCCGGCCTGATGGCCGGGAACTGTTTTGCCTTCTCCTCACAGGTGTACAGTGAGTGCGAACGTGGGAACAACAAGATGAAAAGCACGGAGCGGGACCTGCCGAAGTTCGACATCCTCGATTTTTCCGGGGCCTTCACCGTAATCGTCACCGCCGGTGAGGCAAAGCAGAAAGTCAAAATCACCGCCGATGAAAACCTGCTGCCCCTGATTACCACGTCTTCTCAGGGAAACAGACTTTTAATATATCCCGCGAAATCCATCTGCACTGAAAATGAGATTACCATTGAGATCTCGGTTGCCAACCTGCAGGCTCTGGCTTCCTCGGGTTCCGACAATATCAAGGTTTCAGGGATTAATAACCAGAGCTTCTCCCTGGTACAGGGAGGGGCCGGGGACATCGAACTGGCGGGCCATACCGGAAAATTTGATGCCGAGATCTCCGGGTCCGGCGACCTGGCAGCCCAGTTCCTGAAGTCCGAAAAAGCTACGCTCCATCTCGCCGGCAGCAGCACGGTCAATGTCCACGCCACCGAAGAGCTGAATGTGAGTATTGTCGGGGTCGCCGATGTGAACTATTTCGGCAATCCGAAGAAGATTGTCAAGGATATCGTCGGGGTCGGCGAGCTGATCAAGATGGACTGA
- a CDS encoding ferredoxin family protein, translating into MQGFRYIEGVVTLQLTDKLCVGCGMCEIVCPHTVFAVSGGKAALLDPDGCMECGACANNCPTGALAVNPGVGCASYIIQKWWMKITGKTGEIKCC; encoded by the coding sequence ATGCAAGGTTTCAGGTATATTGAGGGAGTCGTTACCCTGCAGCTGACTGATAAGTTGTGCGTAGGCTGCGGGATGTGCGAAATCGTCTGCCCGCATACGGTGTTTGCGGTTTCCGGCGGCAAGGCGGCGCTTCTCGATCCAGACGGGTGCATGGAATGCGGCGCCTGCGCGAACAATTGCCCTACCGGGGCCCTGGCGGTGAACCCCGGTGTAGGCTGTGCCTCTTATATTATCCAGAAGTGGTGGATGAAAATTACCGGTAAAACCGGTGAGATCAAATGCTGTTGA
- the rpsA gene encoding 30S ribosomal protein S1, with translation MIMENSGKEKSFAEMMDAGFSTPEYFEPGQQVEARVVRITDKNVFLDVGAKSEGYAARAEFVDENGETTVKEGEKIKVYFLSTVHGEMQFTVSIGGGSAAQAHLEEAYAGRIPVSGRVEKEIKGGFQVNLAGKVRAFCPYSQMDRRRVEDPEALVGKEFSFLITQYEESGRNIILSRRELLEEEGRRQMDELRETLKVGSVVRGKITSLREFGAFVDIGGIEGLLPISEIGWGRVEDINSRLEVGQQVEVAVLKLDWDNERFSFSLKETLPDPWQKAVGKFPVGTFHRGRVDRLMPFGAFVNLAEGVDGLLHISGLAGGRRINHPREVVSEGETVEVRIDSVDQEQRRISLTLAAAVKEVEEEAKEVEEVRDFIRKTDSQASGSMGTLGDLLKKKLK, from the coding sequence ATGATTATGGAAAATTCCGGTAAGGAAAAGAGTTTTGCGGAGATGATGGATGCGGGGTTTTCCACCCCTGAATATTTCGAACCGGGCCAGCAGGTCGAGGCCAGGGTTGTGAGAATAACCGACAAAAATGTCTTTCTGGACGTCGGCGCGAAGAGCGAAGGCTATGCCGCCCGTGCTGAATTTGTTGACGAAAACGGCGAGACGACCGTCAAGGAAGGGGAGAAGATCAAGGTCTATTTCCTTTCCACGGTACATGGCGAAATGCAGTTCACCGTGAGCATTGGCGGCGGTTCTGCGGCCCAGGCCCATCTTGAGGAGGCCTATGCCGGCAGGATTCCGGTCAGTGGCCGGGTCGAAAAAGAGATCAAGGGGGGATTTCAGGTCAATCTTGCCGGCAAGGTCCGCGCCTTCTGCCCCTATTCGCAGATGGACCGGCGGAGAGTGGAGGATCCGGAGGCCCTGGTCGGGAAGGAGTTTTCCTTCCTGATCACCCAGTACGAGGAGAGCGGCCGGAACATCATCCTTTCCAGGCGCGAGCTTCTTGAAGAAGAGGGCCGCCGGCAGATGGACGAACTTCGGGAAACCCTTAAGGTCGGTTCCGTGGTCAGAGGGAAGATCACTTCCCTCCGGGAGTTCGGGGCCTTTGTCGATATCGGCGGGATTGAAGGACTGCTGCCGATATCCGAGATCGGCTGGGGGCGGGTCGAGGATATCAATTCCCGGCTGGAAGTCGGCCAGCAGGTCGAAGTGGCAGTCCTGAAGCTCGACTGGGACAACGAACGTTTCTCTTTCAGCCTCAAGGAAACCCTGCCGGACCCGTGGCAGAAAGCGGTCGGCAAATTCCCGGTGGGGACTTTTCACCGCGGCCGGGTTGACCGGCTGATGCCTTTCGGGGCGTTTGTCAATCTGGCAGAAGGGGTCGATGGACTGCTGCACATCTCCGGTCTGGCCGGCGGGCGCCGGATCAATCATCCCCGGGAAGTGGTGTCCGAAGGAGAGACTGTTGAGGTGCGTATTGATTCCGTCGATCAGGAGCAGCGCCGGATTTCGCTCACCCTGGCCGCGGCGGTCAAGGAGGTTGAAGAAGAGGCAAAAGAGGTGGAGGAAGTACGGGATTTCATCCGCAAAACCGACAGCCAGGCCTCAGGTTCCATGGGAACCCTTGGTGATCTGTTGAAAAAGAAGCTGAAATGA
- a CDS encoding YfcE family phosphodiesterase, which translates to MRIGIASDSHDNIANLRYTVDYCNHFSVSVFIHCGDLISPFMLDELARFGGAVHLVYGNNIGDVHLISQACGTRFPSITHHGNLGAVEAGGLKIAFTHYPEMARGIAALQNFDVVCCGHNHRYKVEERGTTLLINPGELLGKDDSPGFCILETLDRQVERVYVGKVAGI; encoded by the coding sequence ATGAGAATAGGAATTGCATCGGACAGTCATGACAACATCGCCAACCTGAGATACACTGTTGATTACTGCAATCATTTCAGTGTATCGGTCTTTATTCATTGCGGGGATCTCATCTCTCCTTTCATGCTCGATGAACTGGCCCGTTTCGGTGGTGCGGTTCACCTGGTGTACGGCAACAATATCGGTGATGTCCATCTGATCTCCCAGGCCTGCGGCACCCGCTTTCCCTCCATCACGCATCATGGAAATCTGGGGGCGGTTGAGGCGGGCGGGCTGAAGATCGCCTTTACCCATTATCCGGAAATGGCCCGCGGGATAGCGGCCCTGCAAAATTTTGACGTGGTATGCTGTGGCCATAATCATCGCTATAAGGTAGAAGAGAGAGGAACAACGCTCCTGATCAATCCGGGAGAATTACTTGGAAAGGACGATTCACCGGGTTTCTGCATCCTGGAAACCCTCGACCGGCAGGTTGAACGGGTGTACGTGGGCAAGGTCGCCGGTATTTGA
- a CDS encoding RiPP maturation radical SAM C-methyltransferase, with product MAIDKAASVSGGCSIALVSMPWSIFNRPSIQLGVLKSSLLRSNPSLPVDCYHHYLQTAQRLGPETYHWLTLSGWAGEALYAPILFPDMALPAAALFDRELKRFNREKGTPGFAVLASLVEEALKGWIDAISWDRYGLIGFSVCFNQLLPSLAAARLIKERAPSVKVVFGGSACGGQAGLDLPVNFSQIDHVVRGEGELALVELVRNLQGGDGESAGTVIDCPANIDLEDSPPPDYGDYFREISLVFRNTPVIPVVPVEFSRGCWWGKCSFCNLNLQWCGYRYKSADRMCREVGAFAAEFGTLDFSFTDNVLPVAEARKFFRQIARSGKDFEFFAEIRATQTADLAGYRRGGLVVVQAGIEALSTGLLARMKKGVTAIENLAVMKEALKQGVALEGNLITEFPTSTEQEVAETLHCLDFALPFKPLTTASFFLGLESPVDRSPGDFGITAAGPHRNYSHLYPAEILRQQEMVVKDFRGSRTYQRRLWRPVVKRVKEWQDFQRRRGSVAHRFPLSFRDGGEFVIIRQEQLRGPVLNHRLKGMSRRIYLFCEEIRDLSSLIDHVPGIGRESLERFLAEMVDKRLMFREGEKVLSLAIGNSRKCREESLP from the coding sequence ATGGCAATTGACAAAGCCGCATCCGTTTCGGGCGGCTGCAGTATCGCTCTCGTTTCAATGCCGTGGTCGATTTTCAACCGGCCATCCATCCAGCTCGGGGTGTTGAAGTCCTCTCTTCTGCGCAGCAATCCATCTCTTCCCGTTGACTGTTATCATCATTACCTGCAGACGGCGCAACGTCTCGGCCCGGAAACATACCACTGGCTCACGCTGAGCGGCTGGGCCGGGGAGGCACTCTATGCCCCGATTCTCTTTCCCGACATGGCTCTTCCTGCCGCAGCCCTCTTCGATCGGGAACTGAAAAGGTTTAACCGGGAAAAAGGCACTCCCGGATTTGCCGTTCTGGCGTCTCTGGTGGAGGAAGCGCTCAAGGGCTGGATCGACGCAATTTCCTGGGACCGCTATGGCCTGATAGGATTTTCGGTCTGTTTCAATCAGCTTTTACCTTCACTGGCCGCCGCCCGTTTGATAAAAGAGCGGGCTCCGTCAGTGAAAGTGGTGTTCGGCGGGTCGGCCTGCGGCGGTCAGGCCGGTCTCGATCTTCCGGTCAACTTCAGCCAGATCGATCATGTCGTCAGAGGTGAGGGAGAACTTGCGCTCGTCGAACTGGTGCGGAATTTACAAGGGGGTGACGGGGAGTCGGCAGGTACGGTAATCGACTGCCCGGCGAACATTGACTTGGAGGATTCTCCTCCACCGGATTACGGTGATTATTTCAGGGAAATTTCCCTGGTTTTCCGAAACACGCCGGTCATTCCGGTGGTTCCGGTTGAATTTTCCCGGGGCTGCTGGTGGGGGAAATGCTCTTTCTGCAATTTGAACCTCCAGTGGTGTGGCTATCGGTACAAAAGTGCGGACCGGATGTGCCGGGAGGTGGGTGCGTTTGCAGCTGAATTCGGCACTCTTGACTTTTCCTTTACCGATAATGTCCTGCCGGTTGCGGAGGCGCGAAAATTTTTCCGGCAGATCGCCCGATCGGGCAAGGATTTCGAGTTTTTTGCCGAAATAAGGGCCACCCAGACAGCGGATCTTGCCGGTTACCGGCGCGGAGGGCTGGTCGTCGTCCAGGCCGGGATCGAGGCCTTGAGCACCGGTCTTTTGGCCAGAATGAAGAAGGGCGTGACCGCCATCGAAAATCTGGCGGTGATGAAAGAGGCGCTGAAGCAGGGGGTTGCCCTGGAGGGGAACCTGATCACGGAGTTCCCGACCAGCACCGAACAGGAGGTCGCGGAAACTCTCCATTGCCTGGATTTTGCTCTGCCATTCAAACCATTGACCACGGCTTCCTTTTTTCTCGGGCTCGAGAGCCCGGTGGACCGGTCCCCCGGGGATTTCGGGATCACGGCAGCGGGGCCGCACAGAAATTATTCCCATCTTTACCCTGCGGAGATTCTCCGGCAGCAGGAAATGGTGGTCAAGGATTTTCGCGGCAGTCGGACGTACCAGCGCCGATTGTGGCGACCGGTGGTAAAACGTGTTAAAGAGTGGCAGGATTTTCAGCGGCGGCGCGGGAGTGTCGCGCACCGGTTTCCCCTTTCCTTTCGGGATGGCGGCGAGTTTGTGATCATCCGCCAGGAACAATTGCGCGGTCCGGTTCTGAATCACCGCTTAAAAGGGATGTCGCGCAGGATTTACCTTTTCTGTGAAGAGATCCGTGACCTTTCATCCCTGATCGATCATGTTCCCGGGATCGGGCGGGAGAGTCTGGAGAGATTTCTTGCCGAGATGGTGGACAAGCGGCTGATGTTCCGGGAAGGGGAGAAGGTATTGTCGCTTGCGATTGGAAATAGCAGGAAGTGCAGGGAAGAATCCCTTCCGTAA
- a CDS encoding outer membrane lipoprotein carrier protein LolA, with amino-acid sequence MVKKICMICIFLVLPGFSSAGEESVEKLTPEQLAVKLQEAYSRTVTFQAEFNQITTIKLSRRKRSGEGNLLISKPGLMRWDYLTPDKQVLICDGKLVKMYFAKAEQMMIISAHDYLQSDVTYDFFAGKGDIVRDFAVGPPGEDFCCGEPPDLKLVPKVQHPQVDHIYLWLTDDFLIRKMHVNDHYGSQTELVFTGIKLNEHIDASRFLFDPPEGTEIIEQLAPEDQGNGN; translated from the coding sequence ATGGTTAAAAAAATATGCATGATTTGTATCTTTCTTGTCCTGCCCGGTTTTTCTTCGGCCGGGGAGGAGTCTGTTGAAAAACTCACTCCTGAACAGCTGGCCGTAAAGCTGCAGGAAGCATACAGCAGAACAGTTACCTTCCAGGCGGAGTTCAATCAGATTACCACCATCAAGCTCAGTCGCCGGAAAAGAAGCGGCGAGGGAAATCTTCTGATCAGCAAGCCCGGCCTGATGCGCTGGGATTATCTGACCCCGGACAAACAGGTTCTGATCTGCGACGGCAAACTGGTAAAAATGTATTTCGCCAAGGCTGAACAGATGATGATCATCTCGGCCCACGATTACCTGCAGTCCGATGTCACCTACGACTTTTTTGCCGGCAAGGGGGATATTGTCAGGGATTTCGCCGTTGGTCCTCCCGGGGAGGATTTCTGTTGCGGAGAGCCGCCGGATCTGAAGCTGGTCCCGAAGGTCCAGCATCCGCAGGTTGATCATATCTATCTCTGGCTCACCGACGATTTCCTGATCCGCAAGATGCATGTCAACGACCATTACGGCAGCCAGACGGAGCTTGTCTTTACCGGGATCAAACTGAACGAGCATATAGATGCGTCGCGATTCCTGTTTGATCCCCCGGAGGGGACTGAAATCATTGAACAGCTGGCGCCCGAAGATCAAGGCAATGGCAATTGA